The Clostridiales bacterium genome includes the window GCGAGCTTAGCGCGAGCGCCCAAGCCAAAAAGCCCGAACAGGTTTACTTGGGCGGCATGCCTATCGGAATGACTATTAAGTCCCAGGGCGTGATTATCATAGGCGTAACCGATATAACGACCCCGGACGGACAACTCGCCCCGTCCAAAGCGGCGGGGCTGGCGCCGGGCGATATTTTGGTAGAAATAGCGGGCGAGGCAATAGACAACGTGGTTTCTTTGGACCAAATAATAAACAAGCAAGAAAACGCGGGACAAAAATTGGTTTTAAAATACATAAGAAACAACAAGCAGCTGACAACCCTCATCACGCCGGCTTGCGACGCCTCAAGCGGCAGGTACAAATTAGGGCTGTGGATAAGAGACAGCGCCGCGGGCATAGGCACAATAACCTTTATGAAACAGACCAAGCACGGCTATTATTTTGGCGCGCTGGGACATCCCATTTGCGACCCCGACACTTTAACAATGGTCCCGGTAAGAAGCGGCGATATATACAAATGCAGCATAATCGGCATCAAAAAAAGCCAAAAGGGCGCGCCCGGCGAGATAAAAGGCGTATTCCTAAAAGAAGGCAAAAGGTTAGGTTCAATCAAGAAAAACAACAAGTTCGGGGTCTTTGGCGTAATGGATGACAAAATAGCCAATCCGTTATATCCCAAGCCCGTTGAGATATGCAAAAGGCGCGCGGTAAAACCCGGCAGGGCCAAAATAATCGCCACCATAGACAATGAAATCAAAGAGTATGACATAGAGATCATTAAAACAAGCTTCCAAAAAACCAGCGAAGAAAAAAGCATGGTTATAAGGGTTATTGACGAGGAGCTTATCCAAAAGACAGGTGGGATAGTCCAAGGCATGAG containing:
- the spoIVB gene encoding SpoIVB peptidase, which translates into the protein MARILKTSICFLFAVLLTALIINIAKITYQDSLYISCELSASAQAKKPEQVYLGGMPIGMTIKSQGVIIIGVTDITTPDGQLAPSKAAGLAPGDILVEIAGEAIDNVVSLDQIINKQENAGQKLVLKYIRNNKQLTTLITPACDASSGRYKLGLWIRDSAAGIGTITFMKQTKHGYYFGALGHPICDPDTLTMVPVRSGDIYKCSIIGIKKSQKGAPGEIKGVFLKEGKRLGSIKKNNKFGVFGVMDDKIANPLYPKPVEICKRRAVKPGRAKIIATIDNEIKEYDIEIIKTSFQKTSEEKSMVIRVIDEELIQKTGGIVQGMSGSPIIQNGKLVGAVTHVFINDPTKGFGVYLDWMI